The sequence ATGAGAAGAGTCATCGTACACAGCACCCAAGCACTCTTTGATATCGCTACGCGATTTCTCTTCCAAAATCAAGAATCGAATCACGGACCGATATTgctgtttttctatttttctaaAATCCGAGGACACGCCCACTTCCACACACGGTCAAAACAAAACTATTAGTCCAATTCTGCTGAAATTTTGAGACTAGGTGTCTACGGAAATGTATTACACGACAGTAAATTGCGATCTATCTTGCGATTCAAGCGGTGAGGCTAAGTATATCCATAATATGTATTGCTCTTACAAAACTTCATGAACCTGACTCACTCATTTGGTGACGTCAATGTACGAACGAAACTGAAATCCAACATTACTGAAAACATTTAACTGTATGCAGTGCGTTCTCATAGCAAAATAGAGTTTTGCTTCAAACTAGTTTTTGTATTAGTAAAATAgttggagtatttattgtttttttttctaacagtcgtttttaatactttatattgaatttagtatgaaattaaaatagttaaTATTTTTAGGATTCATTTTTTTCCGGCATGCGTATTTCGAAGGTTTATGAAGTTTTGAAACATTCGTAGGGTACAGAATtggaaaataattattaaataaccCTGCAATGAATGGATCAGTATAGTTGTTCAATAATTCAAACTGATGCCTTTTTCGCTGCTCTAAGACGTTACTAATACAAACTAATATTATAAAATTCACTATACAAACCTGTGAAACCAAACTTGATACATCTCCAGTATTTGCTGGTAAAATCAAGGTATTATTCGTTCTAGCTAATTTATTAAATGCATGTACATATTGTTCAGCAATACTTAAGGAGGCAGCATTAGGACCTAAATCTTTCTGTAACGCTTCTGCAACTAGTTTTAAACCTCCGGACCGTGCTTCGGCAACTGCTAATATTGCTGCAGCTTCACCAGCGGCTTTATTAATTTGTTCCTGGCGTTCAGCTTCCGAAGCAAGAATGCGTGCTTTTCTTTTACCTTCTGCAACATTAATGTCAGCTTCTCTTACTCCCTCTGATTCTAAAATTGCTGCTCTCTTTTTTCTCTCAGCCTCTACCTAAAACAAAATATACTTAAAACGTATTACATTAAATATACAATATTAGTTTCCATAAAAACATACATTATAAAAATTCTACCAAAACATTCAAAAATCAGATTTAACACATTAACGGACgaaattgattttaaataatttaaaaattaagtgaCT is a genomic window of Diabrotica undecimpunctata isolate CICGRU unplaced genomic scaffold, icDiaUnde3 ctg00002947.1, whole genome shotgun sequence containing:
- the LOC140432134 gene encoding stomatin-like protein 2, mitochondrial — its product is VEAERKKRAAILESEGVREADINVAEGKRKARILASEAERQEQINKAAGEAAAILAVAEARSGGLKLVAEALQKDLGPNAASLSIAEQYVHAFNKLARTNNTLILPANTGDVSSLVSQAMSIYSTITKSQEIPKKRTLPSNTSQAVITAAPDDDLAEYCSDEEDRKVLKDKRISPDDPLKK